A genomic region of Magnolia sinica isolate HGM2019 chromosome 6, MsV1, whole genome shotgun sequence contains the following coding sequences:
- the LOC131248478 gene encoding protein phosphatase inhibitor 2-like: MRGRVRWNEANLNEIEANKPVRQKITEPKTPYHRMTDGDGSISPIRNFDNCMGNAEHADAIRSALNNVASSSVMCPLKSEGWASDDEADAMEQDDEERNCTCTKYFDADRDRLNFKDLRRAHYDEFWKVKELLQKGSFMDDEDEYDNSKGKRQDRCDSSSSLTGGMRAIDIEGETSPHHERQEQSANHITKA, encoded by the exons GGGCCGTGTGAGGTGGAATGAGGCTAACTTGAATGAAATTGAAGCTAATAAACCTGTAAGGCAGAAAATCACTGAGCCTAAAACACCATACCACCGCATGACTGATGGAGATG GTTCGATATCACCAATACGAAATTTTGATAACTGCATGGGAAATGCTGAACATGCAGACGCAATTCGAAGTGCTTTGAATAATGTAGCGTCATCGAGTGTTATGTGTCCCCTGAAGAGCGAGGGTTGGGCATCTGATGATGAGGCGGATGCAATGGAGCAAGATGATGAAG AAAGAAACTGCACTTGTACTAAAT ATTTTGATGCTGATAGAGACAGATTGAACTTTAAGGACCTTAggagggcccattatgatgaattcTGGAAGGTGAAGGAACTCCTACAGAAGGGGTCCTTCATGGATGATGAAGATGAGTATGACAACAGCAAGGGGAAGAGGCAAGATAGATGCGATTCATCGTCATCTTTGACAGGCGGCATGAGAGCAATAGACATAGAAGGTGAAACTTCCCCTCACCATGAACGACAGGAACAATCGGCTAACCACATTACAAAGGCATGA